The proteins below come from a single Flavobacteriales bacterium genomic window:
- the dnaA gene encoding chromosomal replication initiator protein DnaA: SQFFYEWLEEHYVSLLKKTIKKELGTEGRLEYSIIMDNTTSQSKPYTVNIPTTNKAALRNAPVDFPVDIGSKTIRNPFIIPGLQKVNVDSQLNPHYSFENFVEGDCNRLARSAGFAVANKPGGTAFNPLLIYGGVGLGKTHLAQAIGIRIKDNFQNKTVLYVSSEKFCHQFIDAVKNNSQNDFVHFYQMMDVLIIDDVQFFAGKEKTQDVFFHIFNHLHQNGKQIILTADKAPVEMQGMEQRLLSRFKWGLAADLQPPDLETRIAILEKKMYTEGVDLPGDVAEYLAYSISTNIRELEGAFISLLAQASLNKKNITLELAKQMIDKFVKNTAREVSIDYIQKVVCDYFDLPIELMKSKTRKREVVQARQIAMYFAKNLTKASLANIGMHCGGKDHATVLHACRTVNNLMDTDKRFRAYIEDLEKRININS, translated from the coding sequence CCAGTCAGTTTTTCTATGAATGGTTGGAAGAACATTATGTTTCCCTCCTCAAAAAGACCATTAAAAAAGAACTGGGAACCGAAGGACGATTGGAGTATTCTATTATTATGGATAACACCACCAGTCAATCCAAACCCTACACGGTAAACATCCCAACCACCAACAAGGCAGCCTTAAGGAATGCCCCGGTGGACTTTCCGGTTGACATCGGCAGTAAAACCATCCGCAACCCGTTTATCATACCCGGGCTGCAAAAAGTAAATGTAGATTCACAGCTTAACCCGCACTATTCATTTGAGAATTTTGTTGAAGGAGATTGCAACCGATTGGCAAGGTCTGCAGGGTTTGCCGTGGCAAACAAACCAGGCGGTACAGCATTCAATCCACTCCTTATTTATGGTGGTGTCGGGCTGGGAAAAACCCATTTGGCACAAGCCATTGGAATTCGCATCAAGGACAATTTCCAAAACAAGACTGTCCTTTATGTGTCGTCGGAAAAATTCTGTCATCAGTTTATTGATGCAGTAAAAAACAACAGTCAGAATGACTTCGTACATTTCTATCAAATGATGGATGTATTGATCATTGATGACGTTCAGTTTTTTGCCGGCAAGGAAAAAACACAGGACGTATTCTTCCACATCTTTAACCACCTTCACCAGAATGGTAAGCAGATTATCCTGACCGCCGACAAGGCTCCGGTTGAAATGCAGGGAATGGAACAACGCCTGTTGTCAAGATTCAAATGGGGGCTCGCAGCAGACCTGCAACCACCGGATCTTGAAACACGCATAGCGATCCTTGAAAAGAAGATGTACACTGAAGGTGTAGACCTGCCAGGTGACGTTGCGGAATACCTCGCCTACTCCATCTCCACCAATATCCGTGAATTGGAAGGTGCGTTTATTTCCCTCCTGGCCCAGGCTTCTCTTAACAAAAAGAACATCACACTCGAACTGGCGAAACAAATGATCGACAAGTTCGTGAAGAATACAGCCAGGGAAGTATCCATCGACTACATTCAAAAAGTAGTCTGTGATTATTTCGATCTTCCGATCGAGTTGATGAAATCAAAAACAAGAAAGCGTGAGGTGGTTCAGGCAAGACAGATTGCCATGTACTTTGCAAAGAACCTGACCAAAGCTTCTCTTGCTAATATCGGTATGCATTGCGGCGGAAAAGATCACGCCACCGTGTTGCATGCCTGCCGGACAGTGAATAACCTGATGGATACAGACAAGCGTTTCAGGGCTTATATCGAAGACCTGGAAAAGCGAATCAACATCAATAGTTAG